CGTACTCATCGGCGAGATTGTAGAAAGTGGGTTCATTTCGGCCCTTCGCACGGTCTGCCAGGGGATCAGTTCCTCCTCGCACCTCCGATTTGATGCGCATTGCTTCTTCGCGAGCTTTAGTGGGAGTTATTTCGCCATAGCGACCGATTGTGTAACGTCGCTCGCGCCCCTTTACCCGATAGTTCAGGACGAATGAGATCATGCCGGAGGATGTTACCCGCACACCGAAGCCTGGCAACTTGGAGTCCCAATAGAGGGTGTACCCCTTCTCGGGAGGCTTAAGTGCATCGATGGTCCGCTTGGTGAGGTTCATCTGTGAGTAGGCCTCAAAATCCGTGTCAGCACTATGTCAGCACATGTCAGCAAGTGAGCGGAATCTACAGGAAGGAATATAGGGCGACAAATGCCTATTTGTCAAGGAATATAGGGTATAAGGAAAGGGAGGGAAAGTATAACCTACAGACTCGAAATCTGTTGTGCGGGCAACCGTACCGGGGGTTCGAATCCCTCCCTCTCCGCCAAACAGTCATCACGAACCTTCTCTTTGTTATTCTCTGTGCCCATTTCCCGCGACAAGCGGGGCCTTTCGGGCACTGTTCCGGTAATCTCCAAATTCTCTACGGCTGTGGAATGGGGGTAATTTGGCCCCAGAAGCCTGTGCATGGCGAATTCCTAATCAAGCGATGATCGGTGTCTGAAACAGACTCCGGCAATGTGACAGCCACGCAGAATTGCTCAATTCTGCCAGAGTAGGTGGTCCCTGCCCGGCGACTTCATCGGGTGTTTTCAGGTTCAGTGCCTGATGAACCCGGTGGCCGTTGTAGTAATCCTGAAACTCCCCCAGCTTCTCTTCCAGATCGCGCTCGTTCCAGAAAAGAGTCTGGTCCAGAAACTCCCTCCGTATGGTGCCAACGAGTCGTTCGGTAAAAGGATGGGAAATCGGTACATGGGGAACGGTTTTAATCCCATCAATTTTCCGAATCCGCAGATTGGCC
This DNA window, taken from Nitrospinaceae bacterium, encodes the following:
- a CDS encoding DUF4102 domain-containing protein, producing MNLTKRTIDALKPPEKGYTLYWDSKLPGFGVRVTSSGMISFVLNYRVKGRERRYTIGRYGEITPTKAREEAMRIKSEVRGGTDPLADRAKGRNEPTFYNLADEY